Proteins from a genomic interval of Salinarchaeum sp. Harcht-Bsk1:
- a CDS encoding type B DNA-directed DNA polymerase, producing MAFTIDVRDDGTPVRWELDPDGGATPTADPDYQPAIYVAARDDRTGALEWLADALADDPKVAAVERVERYRSLRADERSPMCELRLDRLDEVRQVARELRRREHEQFLPGTFQLYDVDLDPGFRYVLDRGLDPTPDRDLVTLDLALPEPAVANGDVRPLEIDGEPATPDGTGAGSAAAEAAVADAVESVLDARDPDVLLLSSGEIVPLLADADVDLGRRPGFSRIAGESTFVSYGQVGYSPARYDVPGRALVNRSNSFLLGHSALAGLLYFVERAGKPLQEIAKDSIGGVLTAIEIRAARQWDGERVVDRVPGRRDGVPAPWQKRQTEGWKPLDTLHAADRGGFTFQPDPGLHEHVHELDFASLYPNVICEYRVSPDTVCCDCHDASDVSAVDASAEPLDPDLRVPELDYSVCPDGDAFLAEVLEPLIEERQERKAVVRDAGPTEDTAADEAVVEAIKWVLVSCFGYQGYRHAKFGRIEVHEAINAHAREIMLTAKAMLEDAGWRIVHGIVDSVWVTAAPDREQRPIREVATEITEAVRIELEYEGEFDWVAFCPRKRASGAALMRYFGRWADAELDAAGDDESPSDDPFKLRGIEARQRSTCQFVADAQRDLLETFDRERAPEPVCDRLERHLRRLRSGTVDSADLAITQRVSKAAGDYEQATRAKAALQRAAAVGVPRSPGQDVEYVVVDDALSGPERVRLAFELDEHAGAGSATTGAPATTGGAATDDPASYDAEFYADRLLRACESLVAPLGWNEGRIRSHLQHDRDATLSAFGE from the coding sequence GTGGCGTTCACGATCGACGTCCGCGACGACGGCACGCCGGTCCGCTGGGAGCTCGACCCCGACGGCGGCGCGACGCCCACCGCCGATCCGGACTACCAGCCGGCGATCTACGTCGCGGCGCGGGACGACCGGACCGGCGCGCTCGAGTGGCTCGCCGACGCGCTCGCCGACGATCCGAAGGTCGCGGCCGTGGAGCGCGTCGAGCGCTACCGGTCGCTCCGGGCCGACGAGCGATCGCCGATGTGCGAGCTCCGCCTCGACCGCCTCGACGAGGTGCGTCAGGTCGCCCGCGAGCTCCGCCGTCGCGAGCACGAGCAGTTCCTGCCCGGTACCTTCCAGCTGTACGACGTGGATCTCGATCCGGGGTTCCGGTACGTGCTCGATCGCGGGCTGGACCCGACGCCGGATCGAGACCTGGTGACGCTCGACCTCGCGCTGCCCGAGCCAGCGGTCGCCAACGGGGACGTCCGGCCGCTGGAAATCGACGGAGAACCCGCAACGCCGGACGGCACCGGGGCGGGATCGGCGGCCGCCGAAGCCGCCGTCGCCGACGCCGTCGAATCCGTCCTCGACGCCCGGGACCCGGACGTCCTCCTGCTCTCTTCCGGCGAGATCGTCCCGCTCCTCGCCGACGCCGACGTGGACCTCGGCCGCCGCCCCGGTTTCAGTCGGATCGCCGGCGAGAGCACGTTCGTCAGCTACGGCCAGGTCGGTTACTCGCCGGCGCGCTACGACGTCCCCGGGCGGGCGCTGGTGAACCGCTCGAACAGTTTCCTGCTGGGTCACTCCGCGCTCGCCGGACTGCTGTACTTCGTCGAACGGGCGGGCAAGCCGCTCCAGGAGATCGCGAAGGACTCCATCGGCGGCGTGCTCACGGCGATCGAGATCCGGGCCGCGCGGCAGTGGGACGGCGAGCGCGTCGTGGATCGGGTTCCCGGCCGCCGCGATGGGGTGCCCGCTCCGTGGCAGAAGCGCCAGACCGAGGGCTGGAAACCCCTCGACACGCTCCACGCCGCCGACCGCGGTGGGTTCACCTTTCAGCCCGACCCCGGCCTTCACGAGCACGTCCACGAACTCGACTTCGCGTCGCTGTACCCGAACGTCATCTGCGAGTACCGGGTCTCGCCGGACACCGTCTGCTGTGACTGCCACGACGCCAGCGACGTGTCCGCCGTCGACGCATCCGCCGAGCCGCTCGATCCCGACCTCCGGGTGCCGGAACTGGACTACAGCGTCTGCCCCGACGGCGACGCCTTCCTCGCGGAGGTGCTCGAACCGCTCATCGAGGAGCGCCAGGAGCGCAAGGCGGTGGTTCGCGACGCGGGACCGACCGAGGACACCGCCGCCGACGAGGCCGTCGTCGAGGCGATCAAGTGGGTGCTCGTCTCCTGTTTCGGCTATCAGGGCTACCGCCACGCGAAGTTCGGCCGCATCGAGGTCCACGAGGCGATCAACGCCCACGCCCGCGAGATCATGCTCACCGCGAAGGCGATGCTGGAGGACGCCGGCTGGCGCATCGTCCACGGCATCGTCGACAGCGTCTGGGTCACCGCAGCGCCCGATCGCGAGCAGCGCCCGATCCGCGAGGTCGCCACAGAGATCACCGAGGCGGTCCGGATCGAACTCGAGTACGAGGGCGAGTTCGACTGGGTCGCCTTCTGCCCGCGCAAGCGCGCCAGCGGCGCGGCGCTGATGCGCTACTTCGGCCGCTGGGCCGACGCGGAACTCGACGCAGCTGGAGACGACGAGTCGCCCAGCGACGACCCGTTCAAACTCCGCGGGATCGAGGCCCGCCAGCGCTCGACCTGTCAGTTCGTCGCCGACGCTCAGCGGGACCTCCTCGAGACGTTCGACCGCGAGCGTGCGCCCGAACCAGTGTGCGACCGCCTCGAACGACACCTGCGGCGGCTTCGCTCGGGTACGGTCGATTCGGCCGACCTCGCGATCACCCAGCGCGTCTCGAAGGCGGCGGGCGACTACGAGCAGGCCACGCGGGCGAAGGCGGCACTCCAGCGCGCCGCAGCCGTCGGCGTCCCGCGATCGCCCGGGCAGGACGTCGAGTACGTCGTGGTCGACGACGCGCTGTCGGGACCCGAGCGGGTGCGGCTGGCGTTCGAACTCGACGAGCACGCCGGAGCGGGGTCCGCAACCACCGGTGCCCCCGCAACCACCGGAGGCGCAGCGACCGACGATCCAGCGAGCTACGACGCCGAGTTCTACGCCGACCGACTGCTCCGGGCCTGCGAGAGCCTGGTCGCGCCGCTGGGCTGGAACGAGGGTCGGATCCGCTCGCACCTCCAGCACGATCGCGACGCGACGCTGTCGGCGTTCGGCGAGTGA
- a CDS encoding DUF3006 domain-containing protein, protein MLRRDLLATLLALLPASAARSAFEGIQNLALEDDSDGEGDGRSRSDDSGDSRRDDAPGTAVVDRIEDDTAVVLFEDGRGQETVSTAVLPAAAREEGVVLRVPRGDSLALATVDRTATAARRRNASDRFDDLAKPGPESGMATNATGP, encoded by the coding sequence GTGCTCCGACGAGACCTGCTCGCGACGCTGTTAGCACTGCTCCCCGCGTCGGCCGCTCGTTCGGCGTTCGAGGGGATCCAGAACCTCGCGCTCGAGGACGATTCGGACGGCGAGGGCGACGGCCGATCGCGCTCTGACGACTCTGGAGACTCCCGGCGCGACGACGCACCGGGAACCGCGGTCGTCGATCGCATCGAAGACGACACAGCCGTGGTGCTGTTCGAGGACGGCCGCGGACAGGAGACCGTCTCGACGGCCGTCCTCCCCGCCGCCGCACGGGAGGAGGGAGTCGTGTTGCGGGTGCCCCGCGGCGATTCGCTCGCGCTCGCGACGGTCGACCGGACGGCGACAGCGGCGCGACGCCGGAACGCGAGCGACCGCTTCGACGACCTCGCGAAACCGGGGCCCGAATCGGGGATGGCCACGAACGCGACCGGACCCTGA
- a CDS encoding HVO_0416 family zinc finger protein, with translation MASAPGSSGDDMFDEFLASRGHEQTTWETEYNKKRCPECSGIHDVDATNCTVCGWQPGE, from the coding sequence ATGGCGTCTGCACCCGGCAGTTCGGGCGACGACATGTTCGACGAATTCCTCGCGTCCCGCGGTCACGAACAGACGACGTGGGAGACCGAGTACAACAAGAAGCGGTGTCCGGAGTGCAGTGGAATCCACGACGTAGACGCGACGAACTGTACGGTGTGTGGCTGGCAGCCAGGCGAGTAG
- a CDS encoding methylmalonyl-CoA mutase, translated as MFDDEELRSLRESREAWESNTLQPVLDRHGERKDRFATVSNLEVDRLYDPTDLEDLDYEDDLGFPGEPPYTRGPYPTMHRGRTWTMRQFAGFGTAEETNERFHYLIDEGQTGLSTAFDMPSLMGIDSDDPMALGEVGKEGVAVDSLRDMEVLFDGIDLGEVSTSFTINPSAPVIYAMYVALADVQGVPREQVRGTLQNDMFKEFIAQKEWVVPPEPSLKLVTDVIEFATEETPKFHPVSISGYHIREAGSTAVEELAFTLADGFAYVEDAMERGLDVDEFAPRLSFFFNCHNSLLEEVAKFRAARRIWAEKMDEWYDADAADSRRLKFHTQTAGQSLTAQQPLNNVVRVTIQALASVMGGTQSLHTNSFDEALALPSEKAVRVALRTQQIIAEESGVADTIDPLGGSFAVEALTDQVESEAMAYMETIRERGNGSMREGVLDGIEDGYFQREIQDSAYEYQERVEDGEEVVVGVNKYTIAEETAADTLHVDEEQARETQLDRIESVKDERDEQAVEDALAAVRDAAENDENTIPAIVDAVKEYATMGEIMQVFEDVYGEYAGEVGPA; from the coding sequence ATGTTCGATGATGAGGAACTGCGGTCTCTTCGGGAGTCCCGCGAGGCGTGGGAATCGAACACGCTCCAACCGGTCCTCGACCGGCACGGCGAGCGCAAGGACCGCTTCGCCACGGTGTCGAACCTCGAGGTCGATCGGCTGTACGACCCGACGGACCTCGAGGATCTGGACTACGAGGACGACCTCGGCTTCCCCGGCGAACCGCCCTACACCCGCGGGCCGTACCCGACGATGCACCGTGGGCGCACGTGGACGATGCGCCAGTTCGCTGGCTTCGGGACGGCCGAGGAGACCAACGAGCGCTTCCACTACCTGATCGACGAGGGGCAGACGGGTCTCTCCACGGCGTTCGACATGCCGTCGCTGATGGGGATCGACTCCGACGACCCGATGGCGCTCGGCGAGGTCGGCAAGGAAGGCGTCGCCGTCGACTCGCTCCGGGACATGGAGGTGCTGTTCGACGGCATCGACCTCGGAGAGGTATCGACGTCCTTTACCATCAACCCCTCCGCGCCGGTGATCTACGCGATGTACGTCGCGCTCGCCGACGTGCAGGGCGTGCCGCGCGAGCAGGTCCGCGGCACCCTCCAGAACGACATGTTCAAAGAGTTCATCGCGCAGAAGGAGTGGGTCGTGCCCCCGGAGCCGTCCCTGAAACTGGTCACGGACGTGATCGAGTTCGCGACCGAGGAGACGCCGAAGTTCCACCCCGTCTCGATCTCGGGCTACCACATCCGCGAGGCAGGGTCGACGGCGGTCGAGGAGCTGGCCTTCACCCTCGCCGACGGCTTCGCCTACGTCGAGGACGCGATGGAGCGCGGGCTCGACGTCGACGAGTTCGCGCCGCGCCTGTCCTTCTTCTTCAACTGCCACAACTCCCTCCTCGAGGAGGTCGCGAAGTTCCGCGCCGCGCGGCGAATCTGGGCGGAGAAGATGGACGAGTGGTACGACGCCGACGCCGCGGACTCCCGGCGGCTCAAGTTCCACACGCAAACCGCAGGGCAGTCACTGACGGCCCAGCAGCCGCTGAACAACGTCGTCCGGGTGACGATCCAGGCACTGGCCTCGGTGATGGGCGGCACGCAGAGCCTCCACACCAACAGCTTCGACGAGGCGCTCGCGCTGCCCAGCGAGAAGGCCGTCCGCGTCGCACTGCGGACCCAGCAGATCATCGCGGAGGAGTCCGGCGTCGCGGACACGATCGATCCCCTCGGCGGGAGCTTCGCGGTCGAGGCGCTCACCGATCAGGTCGAATCCGAGGCGATGGCGTACATGGAGACGATCCGCGAGCGGGGCAACGGTTCGATGCGCGAGGGCGTCCTGGACGGCATCGAGGACGGCTACTTCCAGCGCGAGATCCAGGACTCGGCCTACGAGTACCAGGAGCGCGTCGAGGACGGCGAGGAGGTCGTCGTCGGGGTCAACAAGTACACCATCGCAGAGGAGACCGCCGCGGACACGCTCCACGTCGACGAGGAGCAGGCGAGGGAGACGCAGTTGGATCGCATCGAGTCCGTCAAAGACGAGCGCGACGAGCAGGCCGTCGAGGATGCGCTCGCCGCTGTCCGCGACGCCGCGGAGAACGACGAGAACACGATCCCGGCGATCGTCGACGCCGTGAAGGAGTACGCGACGATGGGCGAGATCATGCAGGTCTTCGAGGACGTGTACGGGGAGTACGCGGGGGAAGTCGGACCGGCCTGA
- a CDS encoding antitoxin VapB family protein, whose translation MSTSIRVSEETKAKLDLLKRDDETFDELLRRLAGETEPIEIGAWDDETADRAREAVDRSRESFGR comes from the coding sequence ATGAGCACGAGCATCCGAGTGTCCGAGGAAACCAAGGCGAAACTCGACCTGCTCAAGCGTGACGACGAGACGTTCGACGAGTTGCTCCGCCGACTGGCGGGTGAAACGGAGCCAATTGAGATCGGTGCATGGGACGACGAAACAGCGGACAGGGCGCGGGAGGCGGTCGACCGGTCACGTGAGAGTTTCGGGCGATGA
- a CDS encoding PIN domain-containing protein gives MTFLDSSAIIDMLDGVERTVECVEAHGTPYLTSSICVFEVLEGVLGSGTTDVMAARQQFGGVRALEFNEDIAIEAARLQDALLADGEPMAPRDLLIAATARSTGDHLVVNDADFQTDVLEETISVTNLAE, from the coding sequence ATGACGTTTCTCGACTCCTCCGCGATCATCGACATGCTCGACGGCGTCGAGCGGACCGTCGAATGCGTCGAGGCACACGGAACGCCGTATCTCACGTCCTCGATCTGTGTGTTCGAAGTCCTCGAAGGCGTACTCGGCAGCGGAACCACCGACGTGATGGCGGCACGACAGCAGTTCGGCGGCGTTCGCGCGCTGGAGTTCAACGAAGACATCGCGATCGAGGCGGCTCGGTTGCAGGATGCGCTGCTGGCCGACGGCGAGCCGATGGCTCCCCGCGACCTGCTGATCGCTGCGACGGCTCGATCGACTGGCGACCACCTCGTCGTCAACGATGCGGATTTTCAGACGGACGTACTCGAGGAGACGATCTCCGTGACGAACCTCGCCGAGTAG
- the acs gene encoding acetate--CoA ligase, whose protein sequence is MSDADTEAELEARLEEQESFEPPEWFVEQANVSDPDIYDEFEENWPECWERAADLISWEEEYDQVLDDSDEPFYEWFTGGELNASYNCIDRHVENGQKNRAAIQWEGELGEERTITYQELQREVEAFAAALREQGVEEDDVVTLYLPMLPQLPIAMLACARIGAPHSVVFAGFSAEALAERMNAAESEYLVTCDGYYRRGEALNHKEKADEGLQQVDHDVESVIVVDRLGDELTHFLGDNAHDYQELVDEHEGASVTPVSRDAEDMLFLMYTSGTTGTPKGVKHTTGGYLSYAAWTTQSVLDVKQEDTYWCAADIGWITGHSYIVYGPLALGTTTVMYEGTPDYPEKDRLWELVEKYGVDMFYTAPTAIRAFMKWGQQYPDSHDLSTLRLLGTVGEPINPRAWKWYYKHIGHEDVAVVDTWWQTETGGMMVTTLPGIGEMKPGSAGPPLPGIDARIVDNQGDEVEPGDAGYLTVNNPWPGMLRTLYKNDERFLEEYWREYSDEETDEWVYFPEDGASIDEDGYITVLGRVDDVINVSGHRLGTMEIESAVVDVEGVAEAAVVGGTHEVKGEAVYAFVITEDGQSEDDALRERVVERVEDAIGPIARPERIVFTPDLPKTRSGKIMRRLLEEIADGEELGDTSTLRNPDIVQDIKDEVDASD, encoded by the coding sequence ATGTCAGACGCTGACACCGAGGCCGAGCTCGAGGCCCGGCTCGAGGAGCAGGAGTCCTTCGAACCACCCGAGTGGTTCGTCGAGCAGGCCAACGTCTCGGACCCGGACATCTACGACGAGTTCGAGGAGAACTGGCCGGAGTGCTGGGAGCGCGCCGCGGACCTGATCTCCTGGGAAGAGGAGTACGACCAGGTGCTCGACGACTCGGACGAGCCCTTCTACGAGTGGTTCACCGGCGGCGAACTCAACGCCTCCTACAACTGCATCGATCGGCACGTCGAGAATGGCCAGAAGAATCGTGCGGCGATCCAGTGGGAGGGCGAACTGGGCGAGGAGCGGACGATCACCTATCAGGAGCTCCAGCGCGAGGTCGAGGCCTTCGCTGCCGCCCTCCGGGAGCAGGGCGTCGAGGAGGACGACGTCGTCACGCTTTACCTCCCGATGCTGCCGCAGCTCCCGATCGCGATGCTGGCGTGCGCCCGCATCGGCGCGCCACACTCCGTCGTCTTCGCGGGCTTCTCCGCCGAAGCCCTGGCCGAGCGGATGAACGCCGCCGAGTCCGAGTACCTCGTCACCTGCGACGGGTACTACCGCCGTGGCGAGGCCCTGAACCACAAGGAGAAGGCCGACGAGGGCCTCCAGCAGGTCGATCACGACGTCGAGTCCGTGATCGTCGTCGACCGTCTCGGCGACGAACTGACGCACTTCCTCGGCGACAACGCCCACGACTACCAGGAACTCGTCGACGAGCACGAGGGCGCTTCCGTCACGCCGGTCTCCCGCGACGCCGAGGACATGCTGTTCCTCATGTACACCTCGGGTACCACGGGAACGCCGAAGGGCGTCAAGCACACGACCGGAGGGTATCTCTCCTACGCCGCATGGACGACCCAGTCCGTGCTCGACGTCAAGCAGGAGGACACCTACTGGTGCGCCGCGGACATCGGCTGGATCACCGGCCACTCCTACATCGTCTATGGCCCGCTCGCGCTCGGCACGACGACGGTGATGTACGAGGGGACGCCGGACTACCCCGAGAAGGATCGGCTCTGGGAACTGGTCGAGAAGTACGGCGTGGACATGTTCTACACCGCACCCACGGCCATCCGGGCGTTCATGAAGTGGGGCCAGCAGTACCCCGATTCGCACGACCTCTCGACGCTCCGCCTGCTGGGCACCGTCGGCGAGCCGATCAATCCGCGCGCCTGGAAGTGGTACTACAAGCACATCGGGCACGAGGACGTCGCCGTCGTCGACACCTGGTGGCAGACCGAGACGGGCGGGATGATGGTGACGACGCTGCCCGGGATCGGCGAGATGAAACCCGGCTCGGCGGGGCCGCCGCTGCCGGGCATCGACGCCCGCATCGTCGACAATCAGGGCGACGAAGTCGAGCCCGGTGACGCCGGCTATCTCACGGTCAACAATCCGTGGCCGGGGATGCTCCGGACGCTCTACAAGAACGACGAGCGGTTCCTCGAGGAGTACTGGCGCGAGTACTCCGACGAGGAGACCGACGAGTGGGTCTACTTCCCCGAGGACGGCGCGTCCATCGACGAGGACGGCTACATCACCGTACTCGGGCGGGTCGACGACGTGATCAACGTCTCCGGTCACCGCCTCGGGACGATGGAGATCGAGTCGGCCGTCGTCGACGTCGAGGGCGTCGCCGAGGCCGCGGTCGTCGGTGGCACCCACGAGGTCAAGGGCGAGGCCGTCTACGCCTTCGTCATCACCGAGGACGGGCAAAGCGAGGACGATGCGCTGCGCGAGCGTGTCGTCGAACGCGTCGAGGACGCGATCGGTCCGATCGCGCGGCCCGAGCGAATCGTCTTCACGCCCGACCTCCCGAAGACGCGGTCGGGCAAGATCATGCGTCGGCTGCTCGAGGAGATCGCCGACGGCGAGGAGCTTGGCGACACCTCGACGCTGCGGAACCCCGACATCGTCCAGGACATCAAGGACGAGGTCGACGCCAGCGACTGA
- a CDS encoding helix-turn-helix domain-containing protein, protein MGDERPIEDILDTIGDDHARDVLAAISEEPRPASEVADACDLSLPTVYRRIEMLKEHKLVSSETAVADDGNHYDVFKSNFDGTVIRLRDDEYDVRIYRKENIPDRFSSLWDELSR, encoded by the coding sequence GTGGGAGACGAACGGCCGATCGAGGACATCCTCGATACGATCGGGGACGATCACGCGCGGGACGTGCTGGCCGCGATCAGCGAGGAACCACGCCCCGCCAGCGAGGTCGCGGACGCCTGCGACCTCTCCTTGCCCACGGTCTATCGACGGATCGAGATGCTGAAAGAGCACAAACTCGTCTCATCGGAGACGGCCGTCGCCGACGACGGGAACCACTACGACGTGTTCAAGTCGAACTTCGACGGCACCGTCATTCGCCTGCGCGACGACGAGTACGACGTACGCATCTACCGCAAGGAGAACATACCCGATCGGTTCTCGAGCCTCTGGGACGAACTCTCTCGGTGA
- a CDS encoding 30S ribosomal protein S17e, whose amino-acid sequence MAIKPAYVKKTGEILMERYPEALSTDFEHNKEAVTELTNIESKGVRNRIAGYIARKQAAQPA is encoded by the coding sequence ATGGCCATCAAACCCGCCTACGTCAAGAAGACGGGCGAGATCCTCATGGAGCGCTACCCCGAGGCGCTCTCGACGGATTTCGAGCACAACAAGGAGGCAGTCACCGAGCTGACGAACATCGAGTCCAAGGGCGTTCGCAACCGGATCGCGGGCTACATCGCGCGCAAGCAGGCCGCCCAGCCTGCCTGA